The Fibrobacter sp. genomic sequence TTGTATGTTTGCCCCGTGTCGTGGGCCCGCCCCCGTATTGGACTCGGGGGCTTCCCTCGGGTCTATTGGCGGGGCCTGCCGCCACGGCGTCTAAACCGCTCTAGAGGGACACGAACCGCCGGAGCCCAAAGCTCACGGAAACCGCACACAAGACGACGGAAGCCGCCAAGGTCACCGCAGGCAACAACAGTCCCTGCAAGAACACCTCGTGGAACAGCTGCACCAGAAGAAGCAGCGGCACAATCAGGAACAGGGAAATGTGGGCCGCTGCCCGCACCGTCTTCACCCGAAGCGAGAGCATCAGGGAAAACGCCGTCGTGAGAAGCACCGCCGAAAGGGCCCCCAGGATAGAAGCCACCGCGGCCACCGCAGGAATATCCGGATGGGCAAGCCAGTAGGCCGACTGGGCCAAAAGGGAAAACACCACCGGGAAAGGGAGTATGGCCAGAAGCTTGCCCCAGAAAAGTGTCGAAGGCTTTATCGGAGAAAGCTGCAACAGTTCCAGGGAATTGCGCTCCCGCTCCCCCGCGAAGGAATCCCCGGCCAGGGGAGAGCCCATGGGCGCCATGAGGCACCCCAGCAAAAGCATCATGTAGCCTTCCATGCCCTCCATAATCTGCCCGCCATAGCGGGAGACCGCAATCCCCTGGCTCGCCGCCAGAATCACCGGCGGGATGACGAAGGGAATCCAGAATTTCGGGTCCCGGAATATCAGGCGGATTTCGTGTCTAAAAACGTGAAGCATAAAAATGTGAGCGGCAAAGCCGCGATGTGTGATGTGAAGTGTGTAATGTAAAATGGGTTATCCCTCATTCCACATTACACATTCCACACTATGCATTACCTCTTCAGAGTTTTATATCTAATCGGCTTCGGGTTGTCGGCATCTTCGCCGAGGCGCTTGCGACGGTCCGCTTCGTATTCGCTCCAGTTGCCTTCGAACCACACCACCTTGGAATCACCTTCGTAAGCGAGGATGTGGGTGGCGATACGGTCAAGGAACCAGCGGTCATGGGAGATAATCACGGCGCAGCCTGCGAACTTGAGGATTGCCTGTTCCAGAGCCTGCAACGTTTCGATATCCAAGTCGTTCGTCGGTTCGTCAAGGAACAAGAGGTTGCCCGGTTTCTGCAGGTTCTTCGCCATGAGCACGCGGTTGCGTTCACCACCCGAAAGGGCCGTCAGCTTTTTCTGCTGGGCAGCACCCGTGAAGTTGAAGAGTCCACAGTAGGCGCGGCCATTCATCTTGCGGTCGCCCACCATAATCTCATCGTTCCCGCCAGTGATTTCTTCCCACACGGTCTTGCTGTCATCGAGGCTATCGCGGCCCTGTTCCATGCTGATGATTTCGACAGTCTCGCCAATCTTGAGCGTACCGCCATCGGGCTTTTCCTGGCCCATGATCATCTTGAACAACGTCGTCTTACCTGCACCGTTCGGGCCGATAATGCCCACGATGCCGGAACGCGGCAGGTTGAAGTTCAAGTCGTCGAACAGCACCTTGTCGCCAAAGGCCTTCTGCAGGTGTTCCGCCTGAATGACGATATCGCCCAAGCGCTTGCCGTTTGCAATGTGGATCTGCGCGACCTTAATTTGTTCCTTGGAATCTTCGGCCAAGAGTTCTTCGTAAGCCTTGAGACGGGCCTTGCTCTTGGCCTGGCGTGCCTTCGGGCTCTGCTTGACCCATTCCTGTTCGCGAGCGAGACGTTTCTGACGGTCAGATTCGCCCTTTTCTTCGTTCTTCATGCGTTCAAGCTTCTGGTCGAGCCACTGGGCGTAATTGCCTTCCCAAGGAATGCCGCGACCGCGGTCGATTTCCAGAATCCAGTTCGTTACGTTATCGAGGAAGTAACGGTCGTGGGTCACCAGAATCACGGAGCCCTTGTATTCGCGGAGGTGGCGTTCGAGCCAGGCGACCGTTTCGGCGTCCAGATGGTTCGTCGGTTCGTCAAGGAGCAGTAAATCCGGTTCTTCAAGGAGCAGGCGGCAGAGAGCAACGCGGCGCTTTTCACCGCCGGAGAGGTTCGTCACCGGCCAGTCGCCCGGCGGGCAACGGAGAGCGTCCATCGCAATTTCGATATTGCGGTCGAGGCTCCACAAGTCCTGAGCATCGATGATATCCTGAAGTTTCGCCTGTTCGTCGAGGAGCTTGTTCATCTCGTCGTCTTCCATCGGTTCAGCAAACTTCATGGAAATCTCGTTGAAGCGGTCGAGCACGGCCTGCTTTTTAGCAACAGCCTGCATCACGTTTTCCTTGACAGTCAAGTTCGGGTCAAGCTGCGGTTCCTGCGGCAAGTAGCCTGCGGTGCGGCCCGGTTCAATCCAGGCTTCTCCCTGGAATTCCTTGTCGATGCCCGCCATGATGCGGAGCAAGGTAGACTTACCGGCACCGTTCTGGCCGATAATACCAATCTTTGCGCCATAGTAGAAGCTCAAAGAAATGTCCTTCAGCACCTCTTTGTTAGGCGGATAGGACTTGGTCATTTTGTACATGTAGAAAACGAATTTTTCTGCTTTGTTTTGTTCGGCCATATTTAGCTCGCTTCGCTTCGTAGTGTGAAATGTGAAGTGTGAAATTACGCTAGTGTCATCTTGAGCGAACCCTGGAGCTGCAGGCGACAGGGAGAGTCGAAAGATCTAGTAGATTCTTCGACTTCGTGCTTCGCACTCCGCTCAGAATGACACGGCACCTGTTTTCTCCCTAAATGTAACAAAATTCTTTTCTATACTTGTGTGGTATGAAGCTCATCCGTGGCATTATGGTCTGCCTGCTGCTCAGCATTTTTGCTCGAGCGCAAGACGAAAGTGCGCCGGAACATTTCCAGCGGTTCTCGGTCATGCCTGTAGTCGCCTACTCCGAAGAAACGGAACTGGAATACGGCGGGCTGTTGGTGCTGTTTTTCAAGCCCTTCGAAGGGAGCAGCCATGTTTCCACAATTGACCTGGTGGCCCTGGGCACTACCCGCAACCAGTACGGTTTCCGTCTGTCACCTAATTTTTGGCTCTTGGCAGACCAGGTGCACATTCCCTCCATATTCAGACTTTACAAATGGGAGTCTTCCCTCTTTGAACGAGGCAGCCGCGGAGACTTTGACGCCATCGGCACCTACGAACGGACCTATTTCAACGGATACGTTCCCATTGAACTGAGTTTCGGCATTCCAGACTGGCTGCCCTTCCGCTACGGACCCGTTCTTGATGGCGAAACCCGAAAGAACAAGCTGGGCGAAATCATTCCGGAAGGGAGCGAAGACGGCTGGTTCTTGGGGGGCGGCTACAGGCTGGTCCTGGACGAACGAGACAACCACAACTGGCCTACAAAAGGCTACTATACGGCCTTCGAAGAAATCTTTTACGGCGGAAACTTCCGTTTCCATACCGAAGAACTGGACCTTCGGTTCTACACGCCACTGTTCTGGAAAACATCCCTTGCCTTAGGAGCCTATTTCAAGCAAAGCAGGGGCAGCGACATTCCGGTAAGCTACCTTGCCGGTCCCGACGGTACAGACCGTTTTCGCGGTGTGGATTGCGGGGTCTGGAACGACAACCAGGCCATGATTTTCCAGATGGAATTCCGGAGACCCCTGTTCTGGCGGCTTGCGGGAACCATCTTCGGAGAAACATTCCAGTCCGGGCCCTATTTTAGCGAAATGCTCAAGCGGAAAATGCACTACTCCGTAGGTTTCGGAGGGCGTCTGGCCCTAAACAGGAGCGAAAAACTCCACGCCCGCGGAGACATTTCCCTCATCGACGGAAAGCACATCGGACTCACCATAGACCTGCGAGAAGCCTTCTAAAAAAGCGGCGGTCTCAACGAACAACAAGCGCCTGGTATTAACCAGGCGTGTTTACGAGAGTGAGCACCAGCCCTGCACTTGTGTCCAAAGTCTAGTGCGAACGGTCGTTATTAGAACCAACGCCAGGTGATTCCGAACAGGACCATGTTCTTATACTGGACATCCACGTCTTGGTCCTTGTCGTACACCATGTCGTAGCCAACCTGGAGTTCGATGAGCGGGGCGATAATCACGGCCAGAAGATTTTCCCACTTGGCGTCAATTTCATCCTTGCCCTTGAAGTTAGTAAAGGTCCACAAGCGAGTCTTGAAGCTCACAATGTCGGAGAGAGCGTACTTGAACTCGGTGATGGTTTCCATACCGGGTTCGTCCTTGACCTCTTCGATTTCGTCTTCGGTATCCGGATCGTCGGCATAGCCGTAGCCGTGAGAAATGGTCATGCGGTTTGCAAAGGCCACGC encodes the following:
- a CDS encoding ABC transporter permease; amino-acid sequence: MLHVFRHEIRLIFRDPKFWIPFVIPPVILAASQGIAVSRYGGQIMEGMEGYMMLLLGCLMAPMGSPLAGDSFAGERERNSLELLQLSPIKPSTLFWGKLLAILPFPVVFSLLAQSAYWLAHPDIPAVAAVASILGALSAVLLTTAFSLMLSLRVKTVRAAAHISLFLIVPLLLLVQLFHEVFLQGLLLPAVTLAASVVLCAVSVSFGLRRFVSL
- the ettA gene encoding energy-dependent translational throttle protein EttA, with the protein product MAEQNKAEKFVFYMYKMTKSYPPNKEVLKDISLSFYYGAKIGIIGQNGAGKSTLLRIMAGIDKEFQGEAWIEPGRTAGYLPQEPQLDPNLTVKENVMQAVAKKQAVLDRFNEISMKFAEPMEDDEMNKLLDEQAKLQDIIDAQDLWSLDRNIEIAMDALRCPPGDWPVTNLSGGEKRRVALCRLLLEEPDLLLLDEPTNHLDAETVAWLERHLREYKGSVILVTHDRYFLDNVTNWILEIDRGRGIPWEGNYAQWLDQKLERMKNEEKGESDRQKRLAREQEWVKQSPKARQAKSKARLKAYEELLAEDSKEQIKVAQIHIANGKRLGDIVIQAEHLQKAFGDKVLFDDLNFNLPRSGIVGIIGPNGAGKTTLFKMIMGQEKPDGGTLKIGETVEIISMEQGRDSLDDSKTVWEEITGGNDEIMVGDRKMNGRAYCGLFNFTGAAQQKKLTALSGGERNRVLMAKNLQKPGNLLFLDEPTNDLDIETLQALEQAILKFAGCAVIISHDRWFLDRIATHILAYEGDSKVVWFEGNWSEYEADRRKRLGEDADNPKPIRYKTLKR